A segment of the Bufo bufo chromosome 5, aBufBuf1.1, whole genome shotgun sequence genome:
TTTTGGAGTACAGGATATAATCTGTGGCAATTGTTATTTGAATTAAGACCTCTTAAGTGTAAACCCAATACCACCTACTTGAGTTTGTATTTGTGATATCAAAAGGGGTAGCAAGTTAAGGGGGTTTActcatctcagacatttatggcatatgctTGCACAAGTATTTTCGGAACGCCCATAGCAGGGAATGAAGGGCACCCGCACATGCTCTCTTTCACTCTGGGTGCCCCGTTCTGgaggtaggtgcaggtcccagaggtgggacctgcacctatctgactttgatggcatatcctagtaaaGGCATGGTACCAATGATTATAAAAAGATCTTTCATAATTTAAAGTCTTTTTGTGTATAAAATGAGCCTCCTGTAGTAATATTATGTcaacatgtttgtttttttttaagttggagAGGTAGAAGACTCAGacacttaggctaggtctacacgatgacatttgtcgcgctacattttgttgcactaatgtcgcgtgacaatttttataatggcagtctatggtgtcgcactgcaacatgcaacatgctgcgacgcaacagtcgcagaaaatccattcgagatggatttttctgcgactgttgcgtcgcagtatgttgcatgttgcagtgcgacaccatagactgccattataaaaattgtcgcgcgacattggtgcaacaaaatgtcgcacgacaaatgttgcgccctatctgtcgcgcgacttattgtcgcgcaacaaatgtcgtcgtgtagacctagccttaggctaCCTAGTCTAAAGGTGCAATGTAACGTGTCCATAGAATATAAAAGTGAGGCTGGTGGTGTATGCTTGGCATCCCTTGGGAGGAAGGTTTAATAACAGTATGatagtacagtgatccctcaagatacaatggcttcttttctgacccatcgttgaaagttgaaactagactcaacatacaatgcctcagactcagatccaacccatcaaggccacttctctggtgaaATATCtaattagttgctagttagcagctgttcctgactgttatatgtaagggctGGTTTTATctctcttagttatctgcttatttttcttaaaacttaattttcccttatcttggatgacattttggggctttggaacagaTTActgaacttacaatggtttcaacatacaatggtcgtcctggaaccaattaatattgtagctTGAAGGACCACTGTATAAACTTGGgaatagggctgcagtaaacaaatAATTTAGTAATCTAATATTAGATGGCAGTGCAGCGTGCGCTGGcacatggagtccgcaggagacgcgTCTTCATACCAGTATGCACTGGGACCTGATGTCACACACATCGTCAGCCATCCAAGGATTTTTTTGCCTCGATTTAATCGATGAATCGTTCCCTACTTGGGAACATGCAAAACAATTTGTAAAGCATGATAATGGGTAAAATATTGTGGCATGATTGCCAGTTATGAAACCTACCCAAGAAATGTAACATTAGGTAGATCACAgtcgagacttaaaggggttgtctgggttcagtgctgaacccggacatatccccattttcaccaaggtagcctcccttgccctgcgcattgGCACACTGCTAgttggaggcttctgcccagcagtgtattcggtgacctcaccggctctgatgggtgggctttaccaCTGCCccagctgttttacaggctagggcagcgctaaagctctCCCATTAGGACCTCCAAAAAACGCCCTTCCCCTGCGCAACTCAGCGCAAAGCAAAGgtaagcatcggagcatgaaattatggggatatgtccgggttcagctctgaacccggacaacccctttaacactagtAATGGAGTGGAAAGAATAGCCCAAGGGGAGACAGTAGGACCTATGAACTGGATGTTGAAAGTGAGAAATGATTTTAAAAACTAAATATTATCTGGAAAAACTAAACATCACAATATCAGGTCAAGTATGTAAGCAAGAAAACAACAGTAAGATTTGATAGGATATCACTTGGTTACTCAGAGTCCAAGATGTTTCGGTGTGAGTTTTTCCaactgctttttttttgttttgcattttgagCTGAAATCACAGTCCCCCACGGGGAGGTTGTGGAGATCTGGGGCATAGATGACAACTCTTCGACACTAGAGTTATCAGGGATGTGAAGATCTGGAATGTCCAGTCTTGAGTAGACACAAGTAAGATCATCTGCAGTATGGATGCTTTGGCATTGGCCCTTTGAGGTGAAGGAAAGGCCATATGGAAACAACTAGCTGTATGCAATACCCTTGTTTAAGTACGGTCTTGGCGGCTAGTTCTTGGAAGATGCCAATCTGATTCTGCTCAAATTCAAAAGAGCTCAAAGTTCTGGTTTTCCAAAGGATGTTGTCTTTGTAGTTGAGAAGGCAGAATATGATGTCTCTAGGTGGTTTTGTTGGTTTTGAGTTCTTCCTTAGTGCACGATGATCCCCTTCAACTACTCACCTTCAACTAGTCACCTAGTATGGAGAGAAACAGTTTTTTTGACCGTTAAGATTGCTTCGTGGTACAGTAAGGGAAGGTGGATGATGGTGAACATAGAAAACTGAACAGTGAAGGCAGTAGGTGAGGGGCTGGGCAAAACTTGTTCTAGTGGTTTCCTCCGATCTGCTGCTGGAAAACATCAATCGTATCTTCATCCTCCATTTCCAATGGTGATGGCGTGTCTGTATCATTAATAGGCTGTTTTTGCATGTTTTTGATCTTGAACTTGACAACGGAGCCATCCTGGCCAGTTACCTTCAAGTTGATGTGGTCATTGTTTTTAGCCTTCATGATCTCTCTTGGTTTATTGTTGGCCATGCTGGGGATAATGCCGGTATCCGGTAGCTTTTAATCTGTATTAATAGTtattcaactatgtaactatgtatgtGTTTTTATAGTAAAAGGCATGTTCTTCTGTCGCAACGCATACAATCATTTATATAGTCTTACCTTGGATTGTACTTATCAGAGACCTCCTGTAGCTTCCATTGTTGATGCTAACACAGGATATGTATATAAACATAAGCATATTTCACTGTAAGCTTAATACTTATGAAAGCTGGAGTATGAGTCACATCTCTGTGTCACATCAACCTTTATATATCTGGTTGCAGTGAGCTCAGATACGTTTATGCAATTGTCACCACGTGTTAAATAAGCCTCTTGACGCTTTCACACTGTGGTTACAGCCTTACAGAAAGCTCGACACCCTGTAGAAAATTATTATTTAACTGATTTCATTATTTGCTTTTTGTTGACTTTCTGAATTAAGCATTTTAGTGACAAATCACAGGCTGCATGCTAGCCAGCTAGATTATATAGatggatgatatatatatatttttaacagatAACACCCCCTCCATCCCTGTCTGAACCACTGAAAGAGCTTTTTCGACAGCAAGAGGTTGTACGGATGAAGCTCCGTCTGCAGCACAGCATTGAAAGGGTAAGGGGCCCAGTAGAAAAGAAGCAATgtgctgttaaagaggacctgtcactaagCATGAGCGAATCGACAGGATGCttcattcgaagtcgattcgcataatactttgttattactgtaaaaaaacgtTGGTACCGAACTCGGGTTagattccaaggtaccacttggaacctacCCAGAGTTCGGTATCGAGGTTTTTTACAGTTATAATTAATTCACAaagttattacacgaagtctggcgagactttgcgaagtaataacttcggctcattggagccaatacattctaatactgtacggcgctcccgctccatacagtattacaacacagttttatgcgaatcgacttcggatgaagcatccaaagtcgattcactcattccTACCCGTCGCCACAAAATgtaatgcaatctgcaggcagcttgTTATAGAGCAAGAGGTGCTGAGCTGAGCAATAAAAATGTTATACATTTTAAATCTTTCTAcattttaaatctctgctctttctgaactCAAGATGGCCCATTGAactattatcagtgattgatagcattctctgtgtgtgtgtgtgtgtgtatgcatagATAGGTGCAGAGAaagagcagagaataaggctactttcacactagcgttcagggctccgcttgtaagctccgtttgaagggtctcacaagcggccccgaacgcatccgtactgccctaatgcattctgagtggacgcggatccgctcagaatgcatcagtctggcagcgttcagcctccactccgctcagcaggcggacacctgaacgcccagacttacaatgtaagtgaatggggacggatccgtttgaagatgacacaatatggctcaatcttcaaacggatccgtcccccattgactttcaatgtaaagtctgaacggatccgttcaggctactttcacacttagaaatttttctaagttataatgcagacggatccgttctgaacggatgcaaacgtctgcattataggagcggatccgtctgatgaaacatcagacggacccgctccgaacgctagtgtgaaagtagccttaaatgtataAATTTACATGTTTTGATAaagcttttcccacaaaactacatatcaatctgctcagcacctCTTGCTCTATGACATAATGCTTGCAGATTGAAATGCATTTCACGATGACAtgtacttttttactttttagttcacatagctatatgtgcTGCTTTTTGGTTTTCTGGTGCCATTTAATTTGCATAGTAtattatattacattatattatatatatatatatatatatatatatatattatatatatatgataaaacTGAAAACATTGCAATTCCaccattattttattttcttacattGTTTACTGTGTGCTATAAGTGACAATTTTacctttattctgcaggtcagtacaattacagcgctgtcagttttttttattt
Coding sequences within it:
- the LOC121001111 gene encoding small ubiquitin-related modifier 2-B-like, which encodes MANNKPREIMKAKNNDHINLKVTGQDGSVVKFKIKNMQKQPINDTDTPSPLEMEDEDTIDVFQQQIGGNH